One genomic region from Nitrospirota bacterium encodes:
- a CDS encoding helix-turn-helix transcriptional regulator — protein MQKYSPAQVGQRIREIRGSMTQTEFAKVIGVKKQNYISRYERGRVPNPELLLRIADFGKVSVDWLLTGKASKRK, from the coding sequence AGGTCGGTCAACGGATCCGGGAGATTCGCGGGTCGATGACGCAGACGGAGTTCGCCAAAGTCATCGGCGTGAAGAAACAGAACTACATCAGCCGGTACGAACGCGGCCGCGTCCCGAACCCGGAGTTGCTGCTCCGTATCGCCGATTTCGGAAAGGTCAGCGTGGACTGGCTGTTGACCGGAAAAGCGTCGAAACGGAAGTAG